A stretch of the Nicotiana tabacum cultivar K326 chromosome 6, ASM71507v2, whole genome shotgun sequence genome encodes the following:
- the LOC142181852 gene encoding uncharacterized protein LOC142181852: MSKIPIMLKSNGNWDNYGRFRDFEVDAIVVDDNANYGILSSTIAEQLSIDTSDKIIEIKYIVNENCPPMEIRNDMGVRAYMETKKENKNLGSYPLCISVRDFNMELAINNESTSAGSSGSLNLLEFPSSPAIEEYQSEIITESTQTYIEEGQVYQDKQTVAAAMKNYSVMHKFPFRVKRSSHRSYWLICVAESCKWHFKATSINDSAMFKIRSFSRQHTCCLMDETFIQRKRTAAVLGSMVVPKYCDPKTVYTPKDIQTDMLSEHGLNLSYMQAWRVKEKALQFLRGNPCDSYNKLPKYFYILEKNYPGSVVKLKKAADDCFLYAFVALCTSINGWQHCRPVVVVDGTFLKSAYRGIMLTASTMDAAGTIFPLAYVVVDSENDASWKWFFEQFKEAYGERPSMCVVSDRHESILKATSVVYPGLAHYSCMWHIWTNIRSKFKKGHLQLHELYFATARSYTMDEFNERMLKIEEVDLRVKSYLYDIGYHRWSRVHATVNRTFTMTSNIAESLNAVTKDARELPIFDLFEYMRTLLERWTKEKLSKAKGTFTYLGHKYNKELEDNSTLSQKLRVRASTDHIHTVLDGVKRYIVCLENKKCSCGQFQLDELPCAHALAALRHRNETYENYCSPYYTRKSLLLTYEMPVNPLPDEGKWEVPQHILDEVVKPPAGDKRQPGRPHKERYKTFDEIKSKKYKVSCGNCGGEGHNKRTCKNAPKKK; encoded by the exons ATGTCAAAAATCCCAATAATGCTGAAATCGAATGGTAATTGGGATAACTATGGCAGATTTAGAGATTTTGAAGTTGATGCCATTGTGGTAGATGATAATGCAAACTACGGAATTCTCAGTTCTACAATTGCAGAACAATTATCGATTGATACATCGgataaaattatagaaatcaaatacattgtgaACGAGAATTGTCCTCCAATGGAGATTAGGAATGATATGGGGGTTCGTGCTTACATGGAAACCAAAAAGGAGAATAAAAACTTAGGTTCGTATCCTTTATGTATAAGCGTAAgagatttcaatatggaattggCAATCAACAATGAAAGCACCAGTGCAG GTTCGTCTGGATCCCTAAACTTACTTGAATTTCCATCCTCACCAGCTATAGAGGAAtatcaaagtgaaataataactgaaTCTACGCAAACATATATTGAAGAAGGACAAGTTTATCAGGACAAGCAAACAGTAGCTGCTGCAATGAAGAATTATTCAGTGATGCACAAGTTCCCGTTCAGAGTAAAAAGATCTAGTCATAGAAG CTACTGGCTTATATGTGTTGCTGAAAGCTGTAAATGGCATTTCAAGGCAACGTCAATTAATGATTCGGCAATGTTCAAGATAAGAAGTTTCAGCCGTCAACACACATGCTGCCTAATGGACGAAACATTCATACAGCGCAAACGTACTGCAGCAGTACTTGGTAGCATGGTCGTTCCAAAGTATTGTGATCCTAAGACTGTTTACACACCAAAGGACATACAAACTGACATGTTATCCGAACATGGACTGAACCTAAGCTACATGCAAGCATGGAGAGTAAAGGAAAAAGCTTTACAGTTTTTGAGAGGGAATCCGTGTGACTCCTACAACaaattacccaaatatttttatattcttgagaagaattatcctggtTCTGTTGTTAAATTGAAGAAGGCAGCAGATGATTGCTTCTTATACGCATTTGTTGCTCTTTGTACATCAATAAATGGTTGGCAACATTGTAGGCCGGTAGTAGTGGTTGATGGGACATTCTTAAAGTCAGCCTACAGGGGGATTATGCTGACAGCAAGCACCATGGATGCAGCAG GTACTATTTTTCCCTTGGCATATGTTGTGGTTGATTCTGAAAACGACGCATCTTGGAAgtggttctttgagcaattcaaggaGGCATATGGTGAAAGACCTTCAATGTGTGTTGTTTCAGATAGGCATGAGAGTATACTGAAGGCAACATCAGTTGTCTATCCGGGATTGGCACACTACTCTTGCATGTGGCATATATGGACAAATATAAGGTCAAAATTCAAGAAGGGACATCTACAATTACATGAATTGTACTTTGCTACAGCACGGTCATACACTAtggatgaatttaatgaaaggatgTTGAAGATTGAAGAGGTAGACCTGCGTGTAAAGTCTTACCTATATGATATTGGCTATCATAGATGGTCAAGAGTACATGCAACGGTAAATAGAACTTTTACTATGACGTCAAACATTGCCGAGTCGTTGAATGCTGTAACAAAAGATGCAAGAGAGCTTCCAATATTTGATCTATTTGAGTATATGAGGACTCTTCTTGAACGTTGGACAAAAGAAAAGTTATCGAAGGCAAAGGGTACTTTCACATACCTTGGTCACAAATACAACAAAGAATTGGAAGACAACAGTACATTATCTCAGAAACTAAGG gtgagggcttcaacaGATCATATACATACTGTGTTAGATGGTGTGAAGCGGTACATTGTGTGTCTAGAAAACAAGAAATGTAGCTGTGGACAATTCCAACTTGATGAACTTCCATGTGCGCATGCTTTGGCAGCATTAAGGCATAGGAATGAAACATACGAAAACTATTGCTCTCCGTATTACACAAGGAAGAGCCTTCTGCTTACCTATGAAATGCCAGTAAATCCTCTTCCTGATGAAGGCAAATGGGAAGTGCCACAACATATTTTGGATGAGGTAGTAAAGCCACCGGCGGGAGATAAAAGGCAGCCAGGGAGACCTCACAAGGAAAGATATAAAACATTTGATGAAATAAAGTCAAAGAAATACAAGGTGTCATGTGGTAATTGTGGAGgtgaagggcataacaaaagaaCTTGCAAGAATGCGCCGAAAAAGAAATGA